The Blautia hydrogenotrophica DSM 10507 genome window below encodes:
- the yidD gene encoding membrane protein insertion efficiency factor YidD, whose product MLKKFMIKIIKFYQKYLSPMKRTRCPYFPSCSQYGLEAIQKYGAIKGGLLAIWRILRCNPFSKGGYDPVP is encoded by the coding sequence ATGTTAAAGAAATTTATGATAAAAATTATAAAATTTTATCAAAAATATCTGTCTCCGATGAAGAGAACAAGATGTCCGTATTTTCCAAGCTGTTCACAGTATGGCTTGGAGGCAATACAGAAATATGGAGCAATAAAGGGCGGATTGCTGGCAATTTGGAGGATTTTAAGATGTAATCCATTTTCCAAAGGTGGATATGATCCGGTACCCTAA